The Aureitalea marina genome includes a window with the following:
- a CDS encoding BamA/TamA family outer membrane protein yields MKARLSIILFLVFISGSMAQTGDDQGIVRSDTLGKGKSFKLIGIPVIFSTPETGFGFGGGGQLFITREQNTFLARQSNILFTGIYTANSQIVIEASPQVYFGAGNYYLDGTYEFRIYPNKFWGIGNDTPDSNEENYDMTSHKFNVDFLKRLPPSLNFGFRFNFENHEVTEVAEGGILDSGEVLGSDRAVIVGLGAIFNLDTRDQIEDPHGGYYVSFNAQFSSENLGSTHGFNRFITDMRAYRPLNENSLLAARLYVENNFGDVPFQAKSQFGGGDIARGYFKGRFIDDQMYVLTAEYRWRFLPRWSLAAFGLVGEVSSLNQDFFQDPKFSAGGGIRFKILKEQNTLVRLDLGYGESGNSGFYFGVNQAF; encoded by the coding sequence ATGAAAGCAAGGCTGTCTATTATATTATTCCTGGTTTTCATCTCTGGCTCTATGGCACAAACCGGGGACGATCAAGGCATTGTTCGCTCCGACACCTTGGGAAAAGGAAAGAGCTTCAAGTTGATTGGCATACCTGTCATTTTCAGTACACCGGAGACCGGATTTGGATTTGGTGGAGGGGGTCAGTTGTTTATCACCAGGGAACAAAACACCTTTCTGGCAAGACAGTCTAACATTCTGTTTACCGGAATTTATACCGCCAATTCTCAGATAGTGATAGAAGCCAGCCCACAGGTCTATTTTGGAGCCGGAAACTATTACCTGGATGGCACCTACGAATTTAGGATCTATCCCAATAAATTCTGGGGAATTGGGAATGACACGCCAGATAGTAACGAGGAGAACTACGACATGACCAGCCATAAGTTCAATGTGGACTTCCTAAAGCGACTCCCTCCTTCATTGAATTTCGGATTCCGCTTCAATTTTGAAAATCACGAGGTAACCGAGGTTGCCGAAGGTGGTATTTTGGATTCCGGTGAGGTGTTAGGTAGTGATCGGGCTGTAATTGTGGGCCTTGGAGCCATATTTAACCTGGATACCCGTGACCAGATTGAAGATCCGCATGGGGGATATTACGTAAGCTTTAACGCACAATTTTCCAGTGAAAACCTGGGTTCAACTCATGGATTTAATCGATTTATTACTGACATGCGTGCCTATCGGCCCTTAAACGAGAACAGTTTATTGGCTGCCCGGTTGTATGTGGAGAACAATTTTGGAGACGTTCCCTTTCAGGCGAAATCACAATTTGGGGGTGGAGACATTGCACGTGGATATTTTAAAGGGCGGTTCATCGATGATCAAATGTATGTACTCACGGCCGAATACCGCTGGCGATTCTTACCAAGATGGAGCCTTGCTGCTTTTGGCCTGGTGGGAGAAGTTTCCAGTCTGAACCAGGACTTTTTCCAGGATCCGAAATTTAGTGCTGGTGGTGGAATCCGTTTCAAAATATTGAAAGAACAGAACACCTTGGTACGCCTAGACCTGGGATATGGCGAATCCGGTAACAGCGGCTTCTACTTTGGGGTAAATCAAGCCTTTTAA